The proteins below are encoded in one region of Micromonospora yangpuensis:
- a CDS encoding permease → MGPGSPAAEPPADGPRRFLGDRVGSVEVLAGLLILLVVFREPVADLLSAPRWQTWTTVFVSILVQAMPFLVFGVMLSAVIAVFVPRSFWARALPRRPGLAVPLAGAAGFVLPGCECGAVPIAGSLIRRGVTPAAALAFLLAAPAINPIVLVATAVAFPGNPEMVLARGLASLVVAVLMGWLWLRLGRADWIRLPHRPDLDGLSRGAAFWAAIRHDVTHAGGFLVLGAMAAASINVLVPKRWLQTLADNPVLSVLALAVLAVLLSLCSEADAFVAASLSQFSLTSRLVFLVVGPMVDLKLIAMQSGVFGRRFALRFAPATFVVAVTVAVATGAVLL, encoded by the coding sequence GTGGGTCCTGGTTCTCCGGCGGCCGAGCCCCCGGCGGACGGGCCACGCCGGTTCCTCGGCGACCGGGTCGGCTCGGTGGAGGTCCTCGCCGGGCTGCTGATCCTGCTGGTCGTCTTCCGCGAGCCGGTCGCCGACCTGCTCTCCGCACCCCGCTGGCAGACCTGGACGACCGTCTTCGTCTCGATCCTGGTGCAGGCGATGCCCTTCCTGGTCTTCGGGGTGATGCTCTCGGCGGTGATCGCGGTCTTCGTGCCGCGTTCGTTCTGGGCCCGCGCGCTGCCCCGCCGGCCCGGCCTGGCGGTGCCGTTGGCCGGCGCGGCCGGCTTCGTGCTGCCCGGCTGCGAGTGCGGCGCGGTGCCGATCGCCGGTTCGCTGATCCGTCGGGGGGTCACCCCGGCCGCCGCGCTGGCCTTCCTGCTCGCCGCCCCGGCGATCAACCCGATCGTGCTGGTCGCGACGGCGGTCGCCTTCCCGGGCAACCCCGAGATGGTGCTCGCCCGGGGCCTGGCCAGCCTGGTGGTCGCGGTGCTGATGGGCTGGCTCTGGCTGCGGCTGGGCCGCGCCGACTGGATCCGGCTGCCGCACCGCCCCGACCTCGACGGCCTCTCCCGGGGTGCGGCGTTCTGGGCGGCGATCCGGCACGACGTCACGCACGCCGGTGGCTTCCTGGTCCTCGGCGCTATGGCGGCGGCCAGCATCAACGTGCTGGTGCCGAAGCGGTGGCTGCAGACCCTCGCCGACAACCCGGTGCTGTCGGTGCTCGCCCTGGCGGTGCTCGCCGTGCTGCTCTCCCTCTGCTCCGAGGCGGACGCCTTCGTGGCCGCGTCGCTGTCCCAGTTCTCCCTCACATCCCGGCTGGTCTTCCTGGTGGTGGGTCCGATGGTCGATCTGAAGCTGATCGCGATGCAGTCGGGGGTCTTCGGCCGCCGGTTCGCCCTCCGGTTCGCCCCGGCGACCTTCGTGGTCGCCGTGACGGTGGCGGTGGCCACCGGGGCGGTGTTGCTGTGA
- a CDS encoding ECF transporter S component — MSHTDTDRWRTIDIVVASVIAVAFGVIFWAWNLVWTATEGAFAFFPPAQAVIYGIWLVPGVLGGLVIRKPGAAFYCEFLAAFVSVLLGSQWGVVAILQGAFQGVGAELGFAAFRYRSYRLPAAMLSATLAGLAAAVFDQIRYYAALDLLTARLPIFVLTVLSATVLAGVGGLLLTRALAGTGVLDRFPAGRDRALV, encoded by the coding sequence ATGAGTCACACCGACACCGATCGCTGGCGGACCATCGACATCGTGGTCGCCTCCGTGATCGCGGTCGCCTTCGGCGTCATCTTCTGGGCCTGGAACCTGGTCTGGACGGCAACCGAGGGCGCGTTCGCCTTCTTTCCACCGGCCCAGGCGGTCATCTACGGCATCTGGCTGGTCCCCGGGGTGCTGGGCGGCCTGGTGATCCGCAAGCCCGGCGCCGCCTTCTACTGCGAGTTCCTCGCCGCGTTCGTCTCGGTGCTGCTGGGCAGCCAGTGGGGCGTGGTGGCCATCCTGCAGGGCGCCTTCCAGGGGGTCGGGGCGGAGCTCGGCTTCGCCGCGTTCCGGTACCGCTCGTACCGGCTGCCGGCGGCGATGCTCTCCGCCACCCTGGCCGGGCTCGCCGCGGCGGTCTTCGACCAGATCCGGTACTACGCCGCGCTCGACCTGCTCACCGCCCGGCTGCCGATCTTCGTCCTGACCGTGCTGAGCGCCACGGTGCTGGCCGGGGTCGGCGGCCTGCTGCTCACCCGGGCGTTGGCCGGCACCGGGGTGCTCGACCGGTTCCCTGCCGGCCGCGACCGCGCCCTGGTCTGA
- a CDS encoding ABC transporter ATP-binding protein has product MGTVRLRGFGWRHAGRRAWAVRGVDLDVERGERVLLLGASGAGKSTLLAALAGLLPTDSGEQEGTVEIDGVDPRKDRERVGIVFQDPQTQLVMARCGDDVAFGLENRGVPAGEIWPRVDAALRRVGFPYHRDRPTAALSGGEQQRLALAGALALHPGLLLLDEPTANLDPVGAELVRDAVALAVDADTTLVLVEHRVAEALRLVDRVVVLAPGGGVRADGPPGEVFAAHGDELAAEGVWVPGHPVAPRRARTPVGDRLLTADRLGLPPRLATTELTVRAGEALAVLGPNGAGKSTLALLLGGLLRPGTGRLTATAELAGADAATAPHRWRAPALAGRIGSVFQDPEHQFVTGTVSEELALGPRRTGQPEHAVRTTVDGLLHRLRLTRLAGANPYTLSGGEARRLSVATALATAPRLLVCDEPTFGQDRRTWLELVDLFADLRDAGHGVVTVTHDADFVAALADRTLVLERADARR; this is encoded by the coding sequence GTGGGCACGGTGCGGTTGCGGGGCTTCGGCTGGCGGCACGCGGGGCGTCGGGCCTGGGCGGTACGCGGGGTGGACCTGGACGTCGAGCGGGGCGAGCGGGTCCTGCTGCTCGGTGCCTCCGGGGCCGGCAAGAGCACCCTGCTGGCGGCGTTGGCCGGGTTGCTGCCGACGGACTCCGGCGAGCAGGAGGGCACCGTCGAGATCGACGGGGTCGACCCCCGCAAGGACCGGGAACGCGTCGGCATCGTCTTCCAGGACCCGCAGACCCAGCTGGTGATGGCCCGCTGCGGTGACGACGTCGCGTTCGGCCTGGAGAACCGGGGGGTACCGGCCGGCGAGATCTGGCCAAGGGTCGACGCGGCGCTGCGTCGGGTCGGCTTCCCGTACCACCGGGACCGGCCCACGGCGGCGCTCTCCGGCGGTGAGCAGCAACGGCTCGCCCTGGCCGGGGCGCTCGCCCTGCACCCGGGGTTGCTGCTGCTGGACGAGCCGACGGCCAACCTCGACCCGGTCGGGGCCGAGCTGGTCCGCGACGCGGTCGCGCTCGCCGTGGACGCCGACACCACCCTGGTGCTGGTCGAGCACCGGGTGGCGGAGGCGCTACGGCTGGTCGACCGGGTGGTGGTGCTGGCACCCGGCGGCGGCGTCCGGGCCGACGGCCCGCCCGGGGAGGTCTTCGCCGCGCACGGCGACGAACTGGCCGCCGAGGGGGTGTGGGTGCCGGGTCACCCGGTCGCGCCCCGCCGGGCCCGGACCCCGGTCGGCGACCGGTTGCTCACCGCCGACCGGCTCGGCCTGCCGCCCCGGTTGGCCACCACCGAGCTGACGGTACGCGCCGGCGAGGCGCTCGCCGTGCTCGGCCCGAACGGGGCCGGCAAGTCCACCCTGGCGCTGCTCCTGGGCGGCCTGCTCCGACCGGGCACCGGCCGACTGACGGCCACCGCCGAGCTGGCCGGCGCGGACGCCGCCACTGCCCCGCACCGGTGGCGGGCACCCGCACTGGCCGGCCGGATCGGGTCGGTGTTCCAGGATCCGGAGCACCAGTTCGTCACCGGCACCGTCAGCGAGGAGTTGGCCCTGGGGCCACGCCGTACCGGTCAGCCGGAGCACGCGGTGCGGACCACCGTGGACGGGTTGCTGCACCGGCTGCGGCTGACCCGGCTGGCCGGGGCCAACCCGTACACCCTCTCCGGCGGGGAGGCGCGGCGGCTGAGCGTGGCGACGGCCCTGGCCACCGCGCCCCGGCTGCTGGTCTGCGACGAGCCCACCTTCGGCCAGGACCGCCGGACCTGGCTGGAGCTGGTGGACCTCTTCGCCGACCTGCGCGACGCCGGGCACGGGGTGGTCACCGTCACCCACGACGCGGACTTCGTCGCCGCGCTGGCCGACCGGACCCTGGTCCTGGAACGCGCCGATGCACGCCGCTGA
- a CDS encoding energy-coupling factor transporter transmembrane component T family protein, which translates to MFGGEPVAAPDAPLARRNPVAKLAAAMVFSVVLLATLDPVAPAIAIAVELAVLPLFGVRYRVLARRALPLLAAAAGVLVTLVLFAADRSGRTLLAAGPVLVTSGVLVTALGMVLRLFAVALPGVIVFATTDPTDLADALIQNVKAPARFAIGALAAFRLVPLLAQEWQMIGMARRARGVDAGRNPVAKLRLFGSTGFALLVGAIRRGTRLAVAMDARGFDAGGPRTVARRQRFTVADGLLVAGALVVAAGSLAVSVAVGTFRPLIG; encoded by the coding sequence ATGTTCGGCGGTGAGCCGGTGGCCGCGCCGGACGCCCCGCTGGCCCGGCGCAACCCGGTGGCGAAGCTGGCGGCGGCGATGGTCTTCTCGGTGGTGCTGCTCGCCACACTGGATCCGGTGGCCCCGGCGATCGCCATCGCGGTGGAGTTGGCCGTCCTGCCGCTGTTCGGGGTCCGCTACCGGGTGCTGGCCCGGCGGGCGCTGCCGCTGCTGGCCGCCGCCGCGGGCGTACTGGTGACCCTGGTGTTGTTCGCCGCGGACCGCTCCGGCCGGACGCTGCTCGCGGCGGGTCCGGTGCTGGTCACCTCGGGGGTGCTGGTGACCGCGCTCGGGATGGTGCTGCGGCTGTTCGCGGTGGCCCTGCCCGGGGTGATCGTCTTCGCCACCACCGACCCGACCGACCTGGCCGACGCGTTGATCCAGAACGTGAAGGCGCCGGCCCGGTTCGCCATCGGCGCGCTGGCCGCGTTCCGGCTGGTGCCGTTGCTCGCCCAGGAGTGGCAGATGATCGGCATGGCCCGTCGGGCGCGCGGGGTGGACGCCGGGCGCAACCCGGTGGCGAAGTTGCGCCTCTTCGGCTCCACCGGGTTCGCGCTGCTGGTCGGCGCGATCCGGCGGGGCACCCGGTTGGCGGTGGCGATGGACGCCCGGGGGTTCGACGCCGGCGGGCCCCGCACGGTCGCCCGCCGGCAGCGGTTCACCGTGGCCGACGGCCTGCTGGTGGCCGGGGCGCTGGTGGTGGCCGCTGGGTCACTGGCGGTCAGCGTCGCGGTCGGCACCTTCCGTCCGCTGATCGGCTGA
- the gndA gene encoding NADP-dependent phosphogluconate dehydrogenase, producing MTEQATAQIGVTGLAVMGRNLARNLARNGFPVAVHNRSPERTRKLVAEHGDEGTFVPAESLTDFVAALERPRAVIIMVKAGGPTDAVIDELVPLLEAGDIVIDCGNAHFADTRRREEALRAHGLHFVGTGVSGGEEGALLGPSIMPGGSAESYAKLGPMFEKIAAQVDGTPCCTHVGPDGAGHFVKMVHNGIEYADMQLIAEAYDLLRAGLDATPAEIAEIFRDWNTGELESFLIEITADVLAHTDAATGRAFVDIVQDRAEQKGTGRWTVQSALDLGIPITGIAEATFARSLSGHADQRAAAHRAFPDAGEKWQVSDRETFIEDVRRALLASKIVAYAQGFDHIRAGSREYDWNIDLGSTATIWRGGCIIRARFLDRIKQAYDEQADLPSLLVAPYFAEAVSAGVPSWRRVVADATRAGVPVPAFGSSLSYFDALRAERLPAALIQGLRDNFGAHTYQRVDREGSFHTLWATADRSEVEG from the coding sequence GTGACTGAGCAGGCGACGGCGCAGATCGGCGTGACCGGGCTGGCGGTGATGGGCCGCAACCTGGCCCGTAACCTGGCCCGCAACGGGTTCCCGGTGGCGGTGCACAACCGCTCGCCGGAGCGGACCCGCAAGCTGGTGGCCGAGCACGGCGACGAGGGCACCTTCGTCCCCGCCGAGTCCCTTACCGACTTCGTGGCCGCACTGGAGCGGCCGCGCGCGGTCATCATCATGGTCAAGGCCGGGGGCCCCACCGACGCCGTGATCGACGAGCTGGTGCCGCTGCTCGAAGCCGGTGACATCGTCATCGACTGCGGCAACGCGCACTTCGCCGACACCCGCCGCCGCGAGGAGGCGCTGCGCGCCCACGGGCTGCACTTCGTCGGCACCGGGGTCTCCGGCGGCGAGGAGGGCGCGCTGCTCGGGCCGAGCATCATGCCCGGCGGTTCCGCCGAGTCGTACGCGAAGCTCGGGCCGATGTTCGAGAAGATCGCCGCCCAGGTGGACGGGACGCCGTGCTGCACGCACGTCGGGCCGGACGGTGCCGGGCACTTCGTCAAGATGGTGCACAACGGCATCGAGTACGCCGACATGCAGCTCATCGCCGAGGCGTACGACCTGCTGCGGGCCGGACTGGACGCGACCCCGGCGGAGATCGCGGAGATCTTCCGCGACTGGAACACCGGTGAGCTGGAGTCCTTCCTGATCGAGATCACCGCCGACGTGCTCGCGCACACCGACGCCGCCACCGGCCGGGCGTTCGTGGACATCGTGCAGGACCGGGCCGAGCAGAAGGGCACCGGCCGCTGGACCGTGCAGAGCGCCCTGGACCTGGGCATCCCGATCACCGGTATCGCCGAGGCGACCTTCGCCCGCTCGCTGTCCGGGCACGCCGACCAGCGCGCCGCCGCCCACCGGGCCTTCCCGGACGCCGGTGAGAAGTGGCAGGTGAGCGACCGGGAGACGTTCATCGAGGACGTCCGTCGGGCGCTGCTGGCTTCCAAGATCGTGGCGTACGCGCAGGGCTTCGACCACATCCGGGCCGGCAGCCGCGAGTACGACTGGAACATCGACCTGGGCAGCACGGCCACCATCTGGCGGGGCGGCTGCATCATCCGGGCCCGCTTCCTGGACCGGATCAAGCAGGCCTACGACGAGCAGGCGGACCTGCCCAGCCTGCTGGTGGCGCCGTACTTCGCCGAGGCGGTCAGCGCGGGCGTGCCGAGCTGGCGGCGGGTGGTGGCCGACGCGACCCGCGCCGGTGTGCCGGTGCCCGCGTTCGGTTCGTCGCTGTCCTACTTCGACGCGCTGCGCGCCGAGCGGCTGCCGGCCGCGCTGATCCAGGGCCTGCGGGACAACTTCGGGGCGCACACCTACCAGCGGGTGGACCGGGAGGGCTCGTTCCACACCCTCTGGGCCACCGCCGACCGCTCCGAGGTCGAGGGCTGA
- a CDS encoding acyltransferase domain-containing protein has translation MDLDDIAARLAVPVEEVERVHRLAADRPSAPLPAVTDAPALLDRLGVPPDDAAEIIAGWPTPEITAGRPGPEAIAGWPGPEAIAGRPGPEASGWTPELRWLLDRSIALVRADLGGHGWLPPGPVLPRERGPAWRHLYAYAYLALVDVVLGYHRDHGVAEAASWATLADLGRNLAIDRRMRGEGWPVMQSWLTLHVRGGLYQLGRLQHHRGDGAVELHIPDAGPLTPEAVADSLDQGRAFFPRHFPDESYREFVCGSWLLDPQLAEYLPAESNIVRFQRRFELEPYQPPEGLDPDVEVLRFVFRTLSTPLDRLPRRTALQRAVVDHLAAGRHWHWRRGRFPL, from the coding sequence GTGGACTTGGACGACATCGCCGCCCGGCTCGCAGTGCCCGTCGAGGAGGTCGAGCGGGTGCACCGGCTCGCCGCCGACCGACCGTCGGCGCCGCTGCCCGCCGTCACCGACGCGCCCGCGCTCCTCGACCGCCTCGGGGTACCACCGGACGACGCCGCCGAGATCATCGCGGGCTGGCCCACGCCGGAGATCACAGCGGGCCGGCCCGGACCGGAGGCCATCGCGGGCTGGCCCGGACCGGAGGCCATCGCGGGCCGGCCCGGACCGGAGGCCAGCGGGTGGACACCGGAGCTGCGCTGGCTGCTCGACCGGTCGATCGCCCTGGTCCGCGCCGACCTCGGCGGCCACGGCTGGCTGCCACCCGGCCCGGTGTTGCCGCGGGAGCGGGGCCCGGCCTGGCGACACCTCTACGCCTACGCGTACCTGGCCCTGGTCGACGTGGTGCTCGGCTACCACCGCGACCACGGGGTGGCCGAGGCCGCGTCCTGGGCGACCCTTGCCGACCTTGGCCGCAACCTGGCGATCGACCGGCGGATGCGCGGCGAGGGCTGGCCGGTCATGCAGAGCTGGCTCACCCTGCACGTGCGCGGCGGCCTCTACCAGTTGGGCCGGCTGCAGCACCATCGCGGCGACGGCGCCGTCGAGCTGCACATCCCCGACGCGGGCCCGTTGACCCCGGAGGCGGTCGCGGACTCGCTCGACCAGGGCCGCGCGTTCTTCCCCCGGCACTTTCCCGACGAGAGCTACCGGGAGTTCGTCTGCGGCTCGTGGCTGCTCGACCCGCAGTTGGCCGAGTACCTGCCGGCGGAGTCCAACATCGTGCGGTTCCAGCGCCGGTTCGAGCTGGAGCCCTACCAGCCGCCCGAGGGGCTGGACCCCGACGTCGAGGTGCTGCGGTTCGTCTTCCGTACCCTGAGCACGCCGCTGGACCGGCTGCCCCGTCGTACCGCGTTGCAGCGCGCGGTCGTCGACCACTTGGCCGCCGGCCGGCACTGGCACTGGCGGCGCGGCCGCTTCCCGCTCTGA
- a CDS encoding isoprenyl transferase, translating into MIRSTRAGRREPTPPTAHPSGARPPALPADALPKHVAIVMDGNGRWAKDRGLPRTRGHEQGEHSLFDTVEGAIELGIPYLSAYAFSTENWRRSPDEVRFLMGFNRDVIRRRRDQLVDLGVRVVWSGRAGRLWKSVISELQTAEEMSKDNATLTLQFCVNYGGQAEIADAAARIAAEAAAGRLDPAKVTEKTLAKYLYHPEVPEVDLFLRPSGEQRISNFMLWQTAYAELVFLDTLWPDFDRRHLWYACELYAQRDRRFGGALPNPVAPQT; encoded by the coding sequence GTGATTCGATCGACGAGGGCCGGCCGTCGTGAGCCGACGCCACCGACTGCGCACCCGTCGGGTGCCCGGCCACCGGCCCTGCCGGCCGACGCGTTGCCTAAGCACGTGGCGATCGTCATGGACGGCAACGGGCGGTGGGCCAAGGACCGTGGCCTGCCCCGCACCCGGGGCCACGAGCAGGGCGAGCACAGCCTCTTCGACACCGTCGAGGGCGCGATCGAGCTGGGCATCCCGTACCTGTCGGCGTACGCGTTCTCCACCGAGAACTGGCGGCGCTCGCCGGACGAGGTGCGGTTCCTGATGGGCTTCAATCGGGACGTCATCCGCCGTCGCCGGGACCAGCTGGTCGACCTGGGCGTCCGGGTGGTCTGGTCCGGGCGGGCCGGGCGGCTGTGGAAGAGCGTCATCTCCGAGCTGCAGACCGCCGAGGAGATGTCGAAGGACAACGCCACGCTCACCCTGCAGTTCTGCGTCAACTACGGCGGCCAGGCCGAGATCGCCGACGCCGCCGCCCGGATCGCCGCCGAGGCCGCCGCCGGCCGGCTCGACCCGGCCAAGGTCACCGAGAAGACCCTGGCGAAGTACCTGTACCACCCGGAGGTCCCGGAGGTGGACCTCTTCCTGCGTCCCTCCGGCGAGCAGCGGATCTCCAACTTCATGCTCTGGCAGACCGCCTACGCCGAGCTGGTCTTCCTGGACACGCTCTGGCCGGACTTCGACCGCCGGCACCTCTGGTACGCCTGCGAGCTGTACGCCCAGCGGGACCGCCGCTTCGGCGGCGCGCTGCCCAACCCGGTCGCCCCGCAGACCTGA
- the recO gene encoding DNA repair protein RecO: protein MTGYRRQLYRDDAVVLRVQKLGESDRIITLLTRRHGRMRAVARGVRRTTSKFGARLEPFGHVDLQLAGDPKGNVGSSLHSVSQVEGIDLYGKRFLGDYPRYTAASAIAETAERLTPVEREPSLRLFQLTLGALRALSVAEHATTLVLDAYLLRAMSLAGWAPALTACAVCGTPGRHRAFSVPAGGAVCPDCRPPGAAHPAPATVDLMSALTTGDWRIADATEAGTRRECSGLVAAHLQWHLERALRSLPLVDRGGTPGVGAGAEGVTREMTE, encoded by the coding sequence GTGACCGGGTACCGCCGACAGCTCTACCGCGACGACGCGGTGGTGCTGCGCGTGCAGAAGCTCGGCGAGTCCGACCGGATCATCACGCTGCTGACCCGCCGGCACGGCCGGATGCGGGCGGTCGCCCGGGGGGTCCGGCGCACCACCAGCAAGTTCGGTGCCCGGCTGGAGCCGTTCGGGCACGTCGACCTGCAACTGGCCGGCGACCCCAAGGGCAACGTCGGCAGCTCACTGCACAGCGTCAGCCAGGTCGAGGGGATCGACCTGTACGGCAAGCGGTTCCTCGGCGACTACCCGAGGTACACCGCGGCCAGCGCGATCGCCGAGACCGCCGAGCGGCTCACCCCGGTGGAGCGGGAGCCGTCGCTGCGGCTGTTCCAGCTCACCCTGGGCGCGCTGCGCGCGCTGTCGGTGGCCGAGCACGCCACCACCCTGGTGCTCGACGCGTACCTGCTGCGGGCGATGTCGCTGGCCGGCTGGGCACCGGCGTTGACCGCGTGCGCGGTCTGCGGCACGCCGGGGCGGCACCGGGCGTTCTCCGTACCGGCCGGGGGTGCGGTCTGCCCGGACTGCCGACCGCCCGGCGCGGCCCATCCGGCACCGGCCACCGTCGACCTGATGTCCGCGCTGACCACCGGCGACTGGCGGATCGCCGACGCCACCGAGGCGGGGACCCGTCGGGAGTGCAGCGGCCTGGTCGCGGCGCACCTGCAGTGGCACCTGGAACGCGCGCTACGCTCGCTGCCGCTGGTCGACCGGGGCGGTACCCCCGGTGTCGGAGCCGGCGCGGAGGGTGTGACCAGGGAGATGACCGAGTGA
- a CDS encoding DUF4097 family beta strand repeat-containing protein, which produces MPRFQTARRPAVTARSKPRRVAAFGTIAALVLVTGCDGLASRRLDFDDTESARITGITVLRGAGDVTVRATDATTGVRIKRILRYQGANQPDTSYQIRGGELVLDTDCGNRCSLSYEVTAPVGVTVQGELEAGQLDLSRVGPVEITLGAGDVRISESNGPVRARTDAGDIEVDRITGPVFLRSGAGDVTGKALGTGAVDVVTEVGDISVSLDQVASARAHSETGSVTLSVPDGRYQVRHQGEPDEGDIEVPHDPGATAVLDVRVDNGQLKITRR; this is translated from the coding sequence ATGCCTCGGTTCCAGACCGCCCGCCGACCCGCCGTGACCGCCCGGTCGAAACCCCGCCGGGTCGCCGCGTTCGGCACCATCGCCGCGCTCGTGCTCGTCACCGGCTGCGACGGCCTCGCCTCCCGACGGCTCGACTTCGACGACACCGAGTCGGCCCGGATCACCGGCATCACCGTGCTCCGGGGTGCGGGTGACGTCACCGTCCGCGCCACCGACGCCACCACCGGGGTACGGATCAAACGGATCCTGCGCTACCAGGGCGCCAACCAGCCGGACACCAGCTACCAGATCCGGGGCGGGGAGCTGGTGCTGGACACCGACTGCGGCAACCGTTGCTCGCTGTCCTACGAGGTGACCGCCCCGGTGGGCGTCACCGTGCAGGGCGAGCTGGAGGCGGGCCAACTGGACCTGAGCCGGGTGGGTCCGGTGGAGATCACCCTCGGCGCGGGGGACGTCCGGATCAGCGAGAGCAACGGTCCGGTCCGCGCCCGTACCGACGCGGGTGACATCGAGGTCGACCGGATCACCGGCCCGGTCTTCCTGCGCAGCGGGGCCGGCGACGTGACCGGCAAGGCCCTCGGCACCGGTGCGGTCGACGTCGTCACCGAGGTCGGCGACATCTCGGTCTCGCTCGACCAGGTGGCCTCGGCACGCGCGCACAGCGAGACCGGCTCGGTGACGCTGAGCGTGCCGGACGGCCGGTACCAGGTCCGGCACCAGGGTGAGCCGGACGAGGGTGACATCGAGGTGCCCCACGATCCGGGTGCCACCGCCGTGCTCGACGTACGGGTCGACAACGGCCAGTTGAAGATCACCCGCCGGTGA
- a CDS encoding acyltransferase family protein: MRNRYLDLLRFLAIVRVVVYHVTGWASLTLIFPAMSVMFALAGSLMAASLTRTGAPAVGRRLRRLLPSLWVVALVFVPAMLLTGLTPTWRIVLWLFPIADPPANGWGALALSVIWYLRDYLWFVLASPVALWLFRRAPLPTLLAPYLLLVAIEVGVLADPSLAVREFGLYFGAWLLGFAHHDGLLRRIGNRVFVPLVVVVGGLGLAWILANHGPRGYDLNDIPLGNALWSAAFILVALGRAPSGAAWVDRNAAFGRTVTVLNRRALTVYLWHMPFVVALTPLVDVVGWSHQDPVGLAIRVVLVFALVAVVTVLVGWVEDVAARRPPELLPGGRRPAPATGTAEVPRSRVGNEPAGTRDGRRGHADDLPQARAGDEVGVRAGAGRRADDEAR; this comes from the coding sequence ATGCGTAACCGATACCTGGATCTTCTTCGCTTCCTCGCCATCGTCCGGGTCGTGGTCTACCACGTCACCGGGTGGGCCAGCCTGACGTTGATTTTCCCGGCCATGTCGGTGATGTTCGCGCTCGCCGGCTCGTTGATGGCCGCCTCGCTCACCCGTACCGGGGCACCGGCGGTGGGTCGACGGCTCCGTCGGCTGCTGCCCTCGCTGTGGGTGGTCGCCCTGGTGTTCGTACCCGCCATGCTGCTCACCGGTCTGACGCCGACCTGGCGGATCGTGCTGTGGCTCTTCCCGATCGCCGATCCGCCGGCCAACGGCTGGGGTGCGCTCGCGCTGAGCGTGATCTGGTACCTGCGCGACTACCTGTGGTTCGTGCTCGCCTCACCGGTGGCGCTGTGGCTGTTCCGGCGGGCCCCACTGCCGACCTTGCTCGCCCCGTACCTGCTGTTGGTGGCGATCGAGGTGGGGGTGCTGGCCGATCCGTCGCTGGCGGTGCGCGAGTTCGGGCTCTACTTCGGAGCGTGGCTGCTCGGCTTCGCCCACCACGACGGTCTGCTGCGCCGGATCGGCAACCGGGTGTTCGTCCCGCTCGTGGTCGTGGTGGGTGGTCTCGGGCTGGCCTGGATCCTGGCCAACCACGGCCCCCGGGGGTACGACCTCAACGACATCCCGCTGGGCAACGCCCTCTGGTCGGCGGCGTTCATCCTGGTCGCCCTCGGCCGGGCCCCGTCCGGCGCGGCCTGGGTGGACCGCAACGCCGCCTTCGGCCGTACGGTGACGGTGCTGAACCGGCGGGCGCTCACCGTCTACCTGTGGCACATGCCGTTCGTGGTCGCGTTGACCCCGCTGGTCGACGTGGTCGGCTGGTCCCATCAGGATCCGGTCGGCCTGGCCATCCGGGTGGTGCTGGTCTTCGCCCTGGTCGCGGTGGTGACGGTGCTGGTCGGCTGGGTGGAGGACGTGGCGGCCCGCCGCCCACCGGAGCTGCTGCCCGGTGGCCGTCGCCCGGCCCCGGCCACCGGCACCGCCGAGGTGCCGAGGAGCCGCGTCGGCAACGAGCCGGCCGGCACCCGGGACGGGCGGCGAGGTCACGCCGACGACCTGCCGCAGGCCCGGGCCGGCGACGAGGTGGGGGTCCGGGCCGGCGCGGGGCGGCGGGCCGACGACGAGGCCCGGTAG